The uncultured Desulfobulbus sp. genome window below encodes:
- a CDS encoding 6-phosphofructo-2-kinase/fructose-2,6-bisphosphatase, producing the protein MRGKLVLVMVGLPARGKSTMAKKLGRTLELDGIRVRIFNNGELRRKLDTGEDNSSSEFFSPSNERGKELRERISRINIEQAQAFLEEGGNVAIMDASNVTRERRRRLATAFPDIPMCYIECLNADEEALEANLERKARLKEFRHLSTEQALESFTKRIKYYESIYEPLDTEANRILIDSFDNCILQVQITDILPYYDRIRDVITTRVVRNLFLVRHGETVFNREDRIGGDSELTDKGQAQANSLAAHFATVRIPIIFTSNYVRTLQTASPIAERQDSCSIIALPEFNEIHAGVCEGMTYEEIRRNMPHVARARGPNKYRYIYPDGEGYKTMEDRVHRGLKKVFFLNNYDENIMIVGHRAVNRMILSSFLTRQEEEIPYIYMPQDRYYHIQIDPHKRLFELVPY; encoded by the coding sequence ATGCGAGGGAAACTGGTGCTGGTGATGGTTGGCTTGCCCGCTCGGGGAAAATCGACCATGGCAAAAAAACTGGGCCGTACCCTAGAACTGGATGGAATACGGGTACGAATTTTCAATAACGGCGAACTCAGGCGCAAGCTTGATACCGGAGAAGACAACTCTTCTTCAGAATTTTTCTCGCCCAGTAACGAGCGTGGCAAAGAACTGAGAGAACGTATTTCCCGGATCAATATCGAACAGGCGCAGGCCTTTTTGGAAGAAGGCGGCAATGTCGCGATTATGGATGCCTCCAATGTGACTCGCGAGCGAAGGCGTCGACTGGCTACGGCTTTTCCTGATATTCCTATGTGTTATATCGAATGCCTCAACGCCGATGAGGAGGCCCTGGAGGCCAACCTGGAGCGTAAGGCTCGCCTGAAAGAATTTCGTCACCTGAGTACAGAACAGGCTCTTGAGAGTTTTACGAAACGGATCAAGTATTACGAATCTATTTATGAGCCCCTGGATACCGAGGCGAATCGTATTCTGATTGATAGCTTTGATAACTGTATCCTTCAGGTGCAGATTACCGATATCCTGCCCTATTATGATCGCATCCGAGACGTGATCACCACTCGGGTAGTGCGCAATCTCTTTCTTGTTCGCCACGGAGAGACCGTGTTTAACCGGGAAGATCGCATTGGTGGAGACTCCGAACTTACCGATAAGGGCCAGGCTCAGGCAAACTCCCTGGCTGCGCATTTTGCCACGGTTCGCATTCCTATCATTTTTACCAGTAACTACGTCCGCACCTTGCAGACCGCCTCTCCGATTGCAGAGCGTCAAGATTCCTGCTCCATCATTGCCCTGCCCGAGTTTAACGAAATCCATGCAGGTGTCTGTGAGGGGATGACCTATGAGGAGATTCGGCGGAACATGCCCCATGTGGCCAGGGCTCGAGGGCCCAATAAGTACCGCTACATCTACCCCGATGGTGAAGGGTATAAGACCATGGAAGATCGGGTTCATCGAGGGCTGAAAAAGGTCTTCTTTCTTAACAACTATGATGAAAATATCATGATTGTCGGCCACCGCGCGGTCAATCGGATGATTCTTTCATCTTTTCTCACCCGCCAGGAAGAAGAAATCCCCTACATTTACATGCCCCAGGACCGCTACTACCACATTCAGATTGATCCGCATAAGCGGCTTTTTGAGTTGGTCCCTTATTAA
- the pepN gene encoding aminopeptidase N: MTAQKKETFLKDYTPPAYLIDSIHLRVELSPNATAVESRLQVRPNNTHNAPLELNGERLELVGVELNGIQLAADQFNFSDDLLTIPNVPLEPFELTVHTQIDPTGNTALEGLYRSSGNYCTQCEAEGFRTITCFPDRPDVMSVFTTTIIADKAACPVMLSNGNLIDSGDLVGGRHYATWHDPFPKPCYLFALVAGDLVKISDTFTTRSGREVGLHIYVEERNREKCGHAMRALQKSMRWDEERFGREYDLDLFMIVAVDDFNMGAMENKGLNVFNSKYVLALPETATDVDYEGIEGVIAHEYFHNWTGNRITCRDWFQLSLKEGLTVFRDQEFTADMISRPVKRIQDANIIRSFQFREDSGPMAHPVRPPSFVEINNFYTLTVYNKGAEVIRMLHTLLGPDTFRRGMDIYFERYDGQAVTCDDFVSSMEAAWGKDLTQFKRWYAQAGTPELRVETEYNPEKKQLVLTVGQYCPPTREAQEKLPFTMPLAVGLLDEEGLPIPVGTGRTATTSVLMLSEERQRFTFDNIPSKPTVSFLRNFSAPVKVRFEQSEEELSRMMAFDSDPFNRWDAGQKLALRYLLEQIDHFRQGQIISVDERLLAGMRNLLLDRNSDQAFLAMAMALPSENWISQQMEIIDPVAVYSVRQQFRALIAQTLRIDMVKCYDSLHSTAPYRYSAHEAGRRSLRNLCLAYLTAPTLAGELEPCLLQRGKNQYKQADNMTDTIAALGCVVNADLSTGQELLADFHGKWQKDPLVMDKWLILQAGCTLPGTLDRVKELTTHPSFTYKNPNKVRSLISTFCATNHAQFHAADGSGYAFLGDQICLLDELNPQIASRMITPLTQWRRYDSGRQQLICEQLKRIGDQPKLSDDVKEIVERSL; this comes from the coding sequence ATGACCGCACAAAAAAAAGAAACCTTTCTTAAAGATTATACGCCTCCAGCGTACCTGATCGACTCTATTCACCTTCGGGTTGAGCTCTCACCAAACGCCACCGCGGTTGAGTCCAGGTTACAGGTTCGCCCCAACAATACGCACAACGCCCCTCTCGAATTAAACGGTGAGCGGCTTGAACTGGTTGGAGTTGAACTTAACGGCATCCAACTGGCAGCGGATCAGTTCAACTTCAGCGATGACCTGCTCACGATCCCAAACGTTCCCCTGGAACCTTTTGAGCTCACAGTACATACGCAAATTGATCCCACAGGGAACACTGCGCTTGAAGGTTTATATCGTTCTTCAGGAAACTACTGCACCCAGTGTGAAGCGGAGGGTTTTCGAACCATCACCTGTTTTCCGGACCGCCCAGATGTGATGAGTGTCTTCACCACCACCATCATTGCCGATAAAGCTGCCTGCCCGGTGATGCTCTCCAATGGAAACCTGATTGACAGTGGCGATCTGGTAGGTGGCCGTCATTACGCTACCTGGCACGATCCCTTTCCCAAGCCCTGCTACCTCTTTGCCCTGGTTGCTGGCGACTTGGTGAAAATCAGCGATACCTTTACCACCCGTTCCGGACGCGAGGTAGGGCTGCATATTTATGTAGAGGAGCGTAACCGCGAAAAATGCGGTCATGCCATGCGCGCCCTGCAAAAATCAATGCGCTGGGACGAGGAACGATTTGGCCGTGAGTACGACCTGGATCTCTTCATGATTGTCGCCGTGGATGATTTCAACATGGGGGCCATGGAGAATAAAGGCCTCAATGTCTTTAATTCCAAATATGTGTTAGCTCTTCCTGAAACAGCCACCGATGTGGACTATGAGGGAATCGAAGGCGTAATTGCCCACGAGTACTTTCATAACTGGACAGGAAATCGTATCACCTGCCGAGACTGGTTTCAGCTCAGCCTCAAAGAAGGATTGACCGTTTTTCGAGATCAGGAATTTACCGCTGATATGATCTCACGCCCGGTCAAACGGATTCAGGATGCCAACATTATTCGCTCCTTTCAATTTCGTGAAGACTCCGGTCCCATGGCCCACCCGGTTCGCCCCCCCTCCTTCGTGGAAATCAACAACTTCTACACCCTGACGGTATACAACAAAGGTGCTGAAGTCATTCGTATGCTCCATACCCTGTTAGGGCCCGATACCTTTCGCCGAGGGATGGATATTTATTTTGAACGCTATGATGGTCAGGCTGTAACCTGTGATGACTTTGTCAGTTCCATGGAGGCTGCCTGGGGTAAAGATTTGACCCAGTTCAAACGTTGGTATGCCCAGGCTGGAACTCCTGAACTCAGGGTTGAAACAGAATACAATCCCGAAAAAAAGCAACTGGTACTCACGGTTGGACAGTACTGTCCCCCCACACGTGAGGCACAGGAAAAACTGCCTTTCACCATGCCACTTGCCGTAGGACTCCTTGATGAGGAAGGCCTGCCCATCCCGGTAGGGACTGGTCGCACTGCGACCACCAGTGTGCTCATGCTGTCTGAGGAACGACAGCGCTTTACCTTTGACAACATTCCCAGCAAGCCAACCGTTTCCTTTTTGCGCAACTTCTCAGCTCCGGTCAAGGTGCGTTTTGAGCAGAGCGAAGAAGAACTGAGCAGAATGATGGCCTTTGACTCTGACCCCTTCAACCGCTGGGATGCCGGGCAAAAACTGGCCCTACGTTATCTCCTTGAACAGATTGATCATTTCCGTCAAGGACAAATAATCAGCGTTGATGAGCGGTTACTTGCAGGTATGCGAAACCTGCTTTTGGATCGCAACTCGGATCAGGCATTTCTCGCCATGGCCATGGCGCTGCCCTCGGAGAACTGGATCAGCCAACAAATGGAGATTATCGATCCGGTTGCGGTCTACAGTGTGCGCCAACAGTTTCGGGCCCTGATCGCTCAAACCCTGCGCATTGATATGGTGAAGTGCTATGACAGCCTGCACTCAACGGCCCCTTATCGTTACAGTGCTCACGAGGCAGGACGCCGTTCACTGCGCAACCTCTGCCTGGCTTACCTGACTGCTCCGACGCTTGCTGGTGAGTTGGAACCCTGCCTGCTCCAGCGCGGCAAGAACCAATACAAACAGGCCGATAATATGACCGATACCATCGCGGCGCTTGGCTGCGTGGTCAATGCTGATCTGTCCACCGGTCAGGAATTACTGGCTGACTTCCATGGCAAATGGCAGAAGGATCCATTGGTTATGGATAAATGGCTGATTCTCCAGGCTGGCTGCACCCTGCCTGGCACTTTGGATCGGGTTAAGGAGCTGACCACCCATCCGAGTTTTACCTATAAAAACCCCAATAAGGTTCGTTCGCTCATATCCACCTTCTGTGCAACCAACCATGCCCAG